A genomic window from Parasteatoda tepidariorum isolate YZ-2023 chromosome 10, CAS_Ptep_4.0, whole genome shotgun sequence includes:
- the LOC107441443 gene encoding E3 ubiquitin-protein transferase MAEA, which yields MMMAEVKALEHPTLKVPYEVLNKKFRTAQKTIDREVSHVQSAAAELEKGLTKKSPNVQEINVLLGGVVEKLNILKRKLVNSQTEGSISEELEAASVCKRRLDHLKQHGSSQDSAVAQWKKKRLDRMLVDHFLRCGYYNTALKLAKHSNIEDLTNINLFLISKDVEESLLRHETANCLNWCYDNKSKLRKLKSSLEFNLRQQEFIELVRQGMRVEAIKHARKYFSNIEEDHLKEVQHVMGLLAFPLYTQVHPYKDYFDEGRWNKLVLQFRQDNFKLYQLSNVSVFSVSLQAGLSALKTPICYKSEGERNPDCPVCGAALNTLAQNLPYSHCSQSRLVCYISGEPLNEHNHPLMLPNGYVYGELSLKLMAAENNGKVTCPRTKEIFDIKEAEKIFVM from the coding sequence ATGATGATGGCTGAAGTTAAAGCTTTGGAACATCCCACTCTTAAAGTTCCGTATGAAgtgttgaataaaaagtttcgGACTGCTCAAAAAACAATAGATAGAGAGGTTTCCCACGTTCAAAGTGCCGCTGCTGAGTTAGAAAAAGGCTTAACCAAAAAATCCCCCAATGTTCAAGAAATCAATGTTTTACTCGGAGGTGTTGTTGAAAAGTTGAATATCTTAAAGCGGAAGCTTGTCAACAGTCAAACGGAAGGTAGTATAAGCGAAGAGCTTGAAGCAGCTTCAGTCTGTAAACGTAGATTGGATCATCTGAAACAGCATGGCAGTTCTCAAGATTCAGCTGTTGCCCAGTGGAAAAAGAAGCGACTAGATCGAATGTTGGTGGATCACTTTTTGAGATGTGGCTATTATAATACCGCCCTGAAGCTGGCTAAGCACTCTAACATCGAAGATTTGACAAACATCAATCTGTTTTTGATATCTAAAGATGTAGAAGAATCTCTACTCAGACACGAAACAGCAAACTGCTTGAATTGGTGTTACGACAACAAATCCAAGTTGAGGAAATTAAAAAGCTCGTTGGAATTCAATCTGCGACAACAAGAGTTTATCGAGCTCGTCCGCCAAGGAATGAGGGTGGAAGCGATCAAGCATGCtcgtaaatatttttcgaacatCGAAGAGGATCATCTGAAAGAGGTTCAGCACGTGATGGGTTTATTAGCCTTTCCTTTGTACACTCAGGTTCATCCTTACAAAGATTATTTTGATGAAGGCCGTTGGAATAAGTTAGTTCTGCAGTTTCGACAAGATAACTTCAAACTCTATCAGTTGAGTAACGTGTCCGTTTTTTCGGTGTCTCTCCAAGCTGGTTTGTCCGCTTTAAAGACTCCTATCTGTTATAAGTCGGAGGGAGAGAGGAATCCCGATTGTCCAGTCTGTGGTGCGGCCTTAAATACTTTAGCccaaaatttaccatattcccATTGCTCACAATCACGATTAGTCTGCTATATTTCTGGAGAGCCTTTAAATGAGCATAATCATCCTCTTATGCTGCCCAATGGATATGTTTATGGTGAATTATCCCTGAAACTAATGGCGGCAGAAAATAACGGCAAAGTAACCTGTCCTCGTACTAAGGAAATATTTGACATCAAAGAAGCTGAAAAGATTTTTGTTATGTAA